The region GGCGTAGACCTCTAACCATCATGCTTGCACCCCATGACGAGGGGAAAGTGCTCTCCTTTCGTGTCTCGATTTTGTCATTGTGGGTTTTTGGGTTTCTCTTTGTGGGGCTCTTTTTCTTTGTGATTCTCTTCTCCACATCCAACTACCAGCTTACGCAAAAGATCGACAACCAAGATGCTAGCATCTTAAAAATTATGGATGAATCGCAAAAACTTTGGCAAGCAGTGGGTCCCTTACCAGCAATTACCGAGGTATTAGAGGGAACCATTAGCACCATCGATCGTGATTTTGGGCATACTGCCTTAGCGCATCTAAGTGAGCAGGGTGGAGACCTTGAGGGTGGCACTGTTTCTTCGCGGGGTGCTCAGAGTGCGCAAGATTTAGGCATTCAAAAGATCGAAGATTCTATTCGTACGATTGAAGATACGATACCGCTTATTGCGACCTTGGGGGAATTGCTTGATACGCAAAAACAATTTTTATCCGAAATTCCTACTGCATGGCCAGTGATTAGTCGTCGTGGTACGATTACCATGCTCTTTGGTCCTGGGCGTGACCCCTTTACCGACGGTTGGCAATTCCATACGGGGGTTGATATTGCGCACTCTGTCGGTACTCCTGTAGTCGCTGCGGCTGATGGTGTGGTCGTGCGTACCTCTTATAATGCTGGAGGCTATGGAAATATTGTCTATGTGAGACATAATTATGGTTTTTATACACGCTACGCGCACATGCAACGTTATACAGTGGTAGAAGGACAGCGGGTAAAGCAGGGCGAACAGCTGGGCTTAATGGGTGCCACGGGACGGGCTACGGGATCTCACGTGCATTTTGAGGTGCTTTTGGGTACAGAGGCGCGCGACCCGATGCAATATCTTTCGATCATTGATTCCTCTTTGGTCGGCTATATTCGCATTAGGAATTAGGATTTTTGCATGGCAGGAAGAGATGAATTTGTCAATTCAATTGTAGGTGAGGGATCCACGTTCTCTGGATCGGTAGAGCTCAAAGGGATTTTACGCGTTGATGGAGACTTTTCCGGATCGATTGTCTGTAGTGAGAAGGTCTTAGTGAGTAAAACGGGGAGAGTAAAGAGCTCGATTCGCGCAAGGGTGGTGGTGATTGGCGGTGCCGTTCATGGCGACATTGTTGCCGAAGAGCGTGTGACTATTCTCTCTACGGCGCTGGTGATAGGGAGTGTGAAGACTCCCCAGATTTTGGTAGAAGAGGGCGTTTTTTTGCACGGATTTTGCCATGTAGAGGCGGGAGCAGGCAGTGCGTCTCAACATCTTTTACCTAGTGAAACCAAACCAAGTAACGCTTTTTTTAGTGTTGATTGGCAAAAATTGGGGAATAAGCCTTAAATATGGCAAAGGTGTCGGTTGCTAGCGAATTTGCTGGGTTGCTTTTGCCTAATGATGCGGTGGAAAAGCGCA is a window of Entomospira culicis DNA encoding:
- a CDS encoding M23 family metallopeptidase, whose protein sequence is MKKDENGSKKRRFSLFNAIKQSWQHWRRPLTIMLAPHDEGKVLSFRVSILSLWVFGFLFVGLFFFVILFSTSNYQLTQKIDNQDASILKIMDESQKLWQAVGPLPAITEVLEGTISTIDRDFGHTALAHLSEQGGDLEGGTVSSRGAQSAQDLGIQKIEDSIRTIEDTIPLIATLGELLDTQKQFLSEIPTAWPVISRRGTITMLFGPGRDPFTDGWQFHTGVDIAHSVGTPVVAAADGVVVRTSYNAGGYGNIVYVRHNYGFYTRYAHMQRYTVVEGQRVKQGEQLGLMGATGRATGSHVHFEVLLGTEARDPMQYLSIIDSSLVGYIRIRN
- a CDS encoding bactofilin family protein — protein: MAGRDEFVNSIVGEGSTFSGSVELKGILRVDGDFSGSIVCSEKVLVSKTGRVKSSIRARVVVIGGAVHGDIVAEERVTILSTALVIGSVKTPQILVEEGVFLHGFCHVEAGAGSASQHLLPSETKPSNAFFSVDWQKLGNKP